The following nucleotide sequence is from bacterium.
GGAAGGGAGGCAACACCCGTAGTTTCAACACGGCCGCCGTATTTGCCTTTTACGCCGCTCAAAGCCTGAAAGTACCTTATTTGTCGGGCGTTCTGCGCAAAATCAGCGACATCCCTTCGCAAGTTGGTCTTTCGCACACGGCGCGCCGGGCAAACGTGAAAGGTGCATTCGATGTCCCTTCCTGGTATGCCCGGCGCGTTAAGGGGGCGACAGTGCTTCTCTGCGACGATTTAATCACAACAGGTTCGACCGCAAGCGAGTGCTCGCGGGCACTCAAACGCGCGGGAGCTAAATCGGTATACCTGCTGACCTTGTTCTCCACAACCAAACGTCCGGAAACGCCTGACGCCCAACTTCCCGATTGGTACGGCCCGGACGATCTTGAAATCCCCGCTCCGATCGAGTTCGACTAGCCTGCCGCGGGCGGCTCCGAATACGGCGAGCCGAAATTGTGGCAGAAGAACTGATGCCACTTTTCTTCGGCGGCCCGTTTAAGGAACTCCTTCTTGCGCTCCAGCGTCACCATTGGGTAGTTATCTATGGATGCGATGACGGGGATGTGCGTGAATGTTGACATCGGAATCAGATCGCCCCAGTAGACAAGCCTCATCCCCGCGTCATCGAATAAAACGAGTTGATGCCCCAGAGTATGCCCGGGAGAAGGAATCGCCCGAACGCCGGGCAGAATTTCGGTTTCGCCGTCCAGAAGCTTCAGCCGCTCGCCCGGCTCCCAGCCTTCAAGCGTATGCTTGTAATAGCTGCCCTTGGTGCGCTCGTTAATAAGCGTCGCCTCCGCGTATTCGGTCGAGGTCGAGTAAACCGTTGCGTTCGGAAACTGCAACGCCCAGCCGCTGTCCGACTTCTTCGTAACACCGCCGCAATGGTCGAAATGCAGATGCGACTGGATAACCGCCACCACGTCGTCCGGCGAAAGTCCTTCCGCCTTCATCCCTTCAATCAAATCGCCCTCCGGACGCTGCAAATCGTAGATTCCGCGCAGCTTTTCGGAAAGCTTGTCGCCGCAGCCCGTGTCCACAACGACCAATCCCTCCCGCGTCTCGGCGACCAGGCACCACACGCCAAGCCTGATCCGGTTTTCCGCGTCAACATCGTGCCATTTCTGCCAGAATGACTTGGGGACGACGCCGTACATCAGCCCGCCGTCCAGCGCGAACGAGCCGTCGGAGATTGCGTGCAGCTTCATGTTTGCCGACTCGAAAACGATCATCTTTTATTCCTCCCCGTGCGGGAACCGCATTTTACCTCGCGCCTCTCAGCGGACCGTATGACTCCATCGTCGGCTTTTTCTTCACTTGCCGCTTCATGTAGTAAATCTGACCGAATTCGCCCTCGTCGCCACGTCTTCCACGGCCGATTAATCCGGCCAACTCCCATCCATCCCGGCCAAGTTCGTTTAGGATTACTAGCGTCGAGTCGGGAGTCGAAATCGTGTGACTCCCGTCAGGAAACTGCACTCGCACGCTGAATGCGTTTTTGTAAAACGAGGCGTACACCTCGGCGTATTCCCAGAAGTAATCCATCGTGTCATCACCCGGCGTACGCCGGCATCGAATTTTCAGAAGTCAAATTCCCAAATACGCTTTCTTGACGTCCTCGTTTTCGATCAATTCAGCGCCCGTGCCCCAAAGTTCAATCCTGCCGGTGACGAGCACGTACGCGTAATCCGAAATCTTGAGCGCCTGGAACGCGTTCTGCTCGACCAGCAGTATTGTAGCGCCTCGCGAGTTGATCTTGCGAATGGTTTCGAAGATTTCTGCCACCAAATTCGGGGCAAGCCCCAGCGACGGCTCGTCTAGCAGCATCAGCTTCGGGTCCTGCATCATCGCCCTTCCGATCGCCAGCATCTGCTGCTCGCCGCCGGACAACGTTGCACCGATCTGACCGATGCGCTCCTTCAGCCGCGGGAAAAGCGCAAAAACCTCCTCTTTGCGCTCGGCAATTTTGCCGCGGTCCTTCTCCAGAAATGCTCCGATTTCCAGGTTTTCGTTGACAGTCAGATTCGTGAATATCCTTCTGCCTTCCGGCACCAGACTCATTCCAAGCGCCACTATTTTGTGCGCCGGCTTGTTAGTAATGTCGAGGCCGCTATAGGAAACGGTGCCGCCCGAAGTTCGAACCAACCCCATAATCGCGTTCAGCGTCGTGCTTTTGCCGGCTCCGTTGGCTCCGATCAGCGAGATTATCTTTCCTTCCGGGCAGTCAATCGAAATCCCCTTAAGCGCCTCGACCGCGCCGTAATTGACCCGAAGAGCATCCACCTTCAGCATCAGGCATTTGCCTCCTTGCCCAGGTAAGCCTCGATGCAGCGCGGATTGCTTCTGATTTCCTCCGGTGCTCCCTCGGCAATCTTCTTGCCGTAGTCGATCATCACGATTCGCTGGCAAATGCCCATCACCAGCTTCATATCGTGCTCTATTAAAAGTATGCCCAGCTCGTGCTCTTCCAAAATGCGGAAAATCTTCTCCATAAGCTCTGAAGTTTCCCGGTCGTTCAATCCTGCCGCAGGCTCGTCAAGAAGCAGTATTTTCGGATTTGTAGCCATGGCCCGGGCAATTTCAAGATGCTTCTGAAGTCCGTAAGGTAGGTTTTTGGCAATAGACTTGGCGCAATCTTTTAAACCGTGATAGTCGAGAAGCTCATACGACTTTTCCTCGATTTCGCGCTCGATTCGGCGGCATCGAGGCGTTCTCAGGAATGCATCCACCAATGAGTATTTGCAATTACGGTCCAGCGCGATTTTAACGTTGTCCAAGACGGTCAGGTTCTTGAATAGGCGCACGTTTTGAAACGTCCGGCCGATTCCCTTTCGGCATATTTCGTGCGTTTCGACCCCATTCAATCTCTCTCCATCGAGAATTACTTCGCCCTCGGTAGGCGGATAAACTCCGGTAATGGCGTTAAAAACAGTAGTTTTCCCCGCTCCATTCGGGCCGATAAGGCCGATCAGTTCCTTACTTCCTACGGACATCGTAAGCTTGTCAACCGCCCGTAGCCCTCCGAATACAACGCTCACGTCGCGCAGCTCAAGCATCAGCGCTCCCGGCCGCGGGCGCGCGGCGCAAAAACTTGGGCAGCTGAAAGGCAAACTCACTTTGACCGAACAGCCCGCCAGGTCTAAAAATCATAAGGAACACAAGAGCCAGCGAATAAATAACCATCCGCCATTGCCCGACAGCCCTGAATGCTTCGGGCAATATCGTGATCACCGTGGAGCCGATTATCGTCCCGGTTAGACTGCCCATTCCGCCCAACACCACCATAAGCAGAACTTCAACGCTTTTGAAGAAGTTGAACTCGTATGGGTTGAAAGACGGAATTGAATGCGCCAAAAGCCCACCTGCAACGCCGGCGAAAAAGCTTCCAATCAGGAAATTCATGAGCTTGAACTTAAATAGGTTGATGCCAAGCATAGTTCCTGCCATTTCATCTTCGCGGATGGCTATAACCGCCCGGCCGTAAATGCTCCTCAAGTAGTTGCGGAAAAGCCAAATCACCAGCGTGACCACGCCGATCAACAAAAGGAACACCGTCCATTGGCTAGACAAATAACTTGACCATGATCTCGCCTTTTGCAACTCGAACACTGAATAAAAGGCATTGTTCAGCTTTCGCGAGTTTACCACCGCAATAGTTGCCAGCGTCGCCATGTAAATAACCCGTAGAATCAAGAGGGCCGGTTTATTGACGCCGAAACGCCTTCCAACAAAAGCGGACAATTTTCTTTCCAGCACGGCCAGGCCGTAAACGAGCAGAAACGCCGCTGCCCCTATCCAAAGGAATGCAAATACCAAGTTCATCGCCTGGTTGATATTCGCTGGCGGCGCGCCCGACAGTTCCGCAATCGCCTTGCCCGCGTATTCGGGGGCGATCGCACCAGGCCAAGCCAGTACGTTTTTAAGCTGCGGAAGCGTTTCGATTTTAGAAGCCCCACCGGGAACCCCGGTTGCTCCGCCGAAATACGCAGGCGGCAAAATAAGCAATATTCGAATGACGATTTCCCCGAATCCAAGGGTTGCGATTGCCAGATAGTCCCCGCGCAGCCTTAGTGCCGGCACTCCTGTCAACAATCCTAAAATCGCTGCAAGTAAACCGCCGCAAATCACTCCGACGGGAAGCGGCATACCGAAACCGCCTACCAAAATCGCGCTCGTGTACGCCCCGATGGCCAGGAATGCGGCATGGCCAAGTGAAAACTGTCCGTTAAATCCCAGAATCAAGTTGAGACTTTGCGCGAAAATGATATTCACAAGGATAAGGATGATGATGGTCTCGAAATACCCGTTGATCATCACACCTTCTCCTTGGCGGACCTTCCAAACAGCCCCGTGGGTTTGACAAGTAATACGATGATAAGGAATGCAAACGCCACTGCATCAGACAACGCGCTTAGATTGGCCGGAATATAGCCCTTCACGAGGAACTCGGACACTCCCATAATCAGGCCGCCAGCCGCAGCGCCCGGAATGCTGCCGATACCGCCCAAAACAGCTGCGACGAACGCCTTGATTCCCGGAAGGATGCCCATTAGCGGCGTAATGCTCTCCCAGTACAGCCCCACAAGACATCCTGCAACCGCAGCAAGTGCCGAGCCCAGCGCGAATGTTTTGCTGATAACGGAATCGGTGTCAATGCCCATCAGCCGCGTAACATCCTTGTCAAAGCTTATTGCCCGCATTGCAATGCCGAACTTTGTCCGGTTGATCAGCCAGAATAGAAACGCAAGGATGGCAGCTGTCGTAGCCAGGATTACCAGCTGAATCGGCGTTGCGCTCAGACCGAACCCGCGCTTTTCGGCCGCATCGTAGTCTGATGAGGCTGCGTTTGCCGGATTAGTTCGAAGACCAAAATCGAGCGGAATGTAAACTGCGTTCGAGCCGAACACCGACCTTATATTTCTAATCCTTGCGGGAGTCTCAGCCCATTTAAGTTCAACGCTTCCGGTCGTCTTGCCAGGCTTCCTGTTAATCGTCAATCCCGTCGGCGCTTCCAGTTTTGAGCCGGATTGCTCCTCGAATCCTCCCGCGGCGAATTCTTCGCCCTCCGCCAGCGCGACAGGCTGGCTCCAATCGCTTTTGCCCAGTTCCGTTTCCACCCGAACGCGCGCGAAGCACGCGCCCTGCAACTCCGCTTCCGCGCGCGTTGCGTCGTAAACGATGCGCCTGATCGGGGTGGAGAAATCCGCCGATTTGTCGAATTCCGCCGTGTAAACGGCGAACGATTTCGGCGCAAAGCTTTTTGGATTGGCGGTAAAAACGATTATCCCCAGGTTTTCGAGGAAAAACGACATCCCGACCGCGGTAATTAGCGCGGCGATTCGCGTGGACTTTCGAAGCGGCAGGTACGCGAACTTTTCCATCAAAACACCGCAAAGTGCACAAAGAGCCATCGCGCAAAACATCGCAAGGAAAAACGCCGCATACAGCGGCCATTCACGCTCGAAGTAAAGCCTGTGGATGAAAATCCGCAAAAAGTAATAGCCGAAGTACGCTCCCAGCATGTATATGTCACCGTGAGCGAAGTTAATCAGCTGGATTACGCCATAAACCATCGTGTAACCAAGTGAGATAAGCGCGTATACGCAGCCGAGCACCACACCATTAAAAAGAAGTTGGACAAGGTAGCCGCCGGTAAAAAGATCGCTATCAGGGTATTTGTTTTGAAGGAAGCCGAAAAGAAGCCACAGCAACAGCAAAACCGCTGCCGACGCAACTGCGCCGATACGCCCTCCCCTGGTTGTCGGCAAAAGCGACAGCCTCACTTGCACCCCCGGTGACTTGAATCCAAATGCGGGGGCGGAATTCGCCCCCGCATTTTATCGACACATTTGCAATCCTGACTACGCACCGTGGCTTTCGCCCTGCTCGGCGGCATCACTCATTTCAACCGGCTCGTTTGAATCCGTGGCTGCAGGGGCAGGCGATTCGGCAGGAATGGTTTTGTACATTGCGAACTTACCTTCCTTGACCTGCAAAACAACGACATCCTTCACGGCGTTATGCTTGTCGTTGATCGTAATATTGCCGGTAACTCCCGGGAAATTCTTGGTTTCGCCGAGAGCTTTCGTTATGGCTTCAGGATCCGCTGCGCCCG
It contains:
- a CDS encoding MBL fold metallo-hydrolase; the protein is MIVFESANMKLHAISDGSFALDGGLMYGVVPKSFWQKWHDVDAENRIRLGVWCLVAETREGLVVVDTGCGDKLSEKLRGIYDLQRPEGDLIEGMKAEGLSPDDVVAVIQSHLHFDHCGGVTKKSDSGWALQFPNATVYSTSTEYAEATLINERTKGSYYKHTLEGWEPGERLKLLDGETEILPGVRAIPSPGHTLGHQLVLFDDAGMRLVYWGDLIPMSTFTHIPVIASIDNYPMVTLERKKEFLKRAAEEKWHQFFCHNFGSPYSEPPAAG
- a CDS encoding branched-chain amino acid ABC transporter permease, translated to MRLSLLPTTRGGRIGAVASAAVLLLLWLLFGFLQNKYPDSDLFTGGYLVQLLFNGVVLGCVYALISLGYTMVYGVIQLINFAHGDIYMLGAYFGYYFLRIFIHRLYFEREWPLYAAFFLAMFCAMALCALCGVLMEKFAYLPLRKSTRIAALITAVGMSFFLENLGIIVFTANPKSFAPKSFAVYTAEFDKSADFSTPIRRIVYDATRAEAELQGACFARVRVETELGKSDWSQPVALAEGEEFAAGGFEEQSGSKLEAPTGLTINRKPGKTTGSVELKWAETPARIRNIRSVFGSNAVYIPLDFGLRTNPANAASSDYDAAEKRGFGLSATPIQLVILATTAAILAFLFWLINRTKFGIAMRAISFDKDVTRLMGIDTDSVISKTFALGSALAAVAGCLVGLYWESITPLMGILPGIKAFVAAVLGGIGSIPGAAAGGLIMGVSEFLVKGYIPANLSALSDAVAFAFLIIVLLVKPTGLFGRSAKEKV
- a CDS encoding ABC transporter ATP-binding protein; its protein translation is MLKVDALRVNYGAVEALKGISIDCPEGKIISLIGANGAGKSTTLNAIMGLVRTSGGTVSYSGLDITNKPAHKIVALGMSLVPEGRRIFTNLTVNENLEIGAFLEKDRGKIAERKEEVFALFPRLKERIGQIGATLSGGEQQMLAIGRAMMQDPKLMLLDEPSLGLAPNLVAEIFETIRKINSRGATILLVEQNAFQALKISDYAYVLVTGRIELWGTGAELIENEDVKKAYLGI
- a CDS encoding branched-chain amino acid ABC transporter permease, which encodes MINGYFETIIILILVNIIFAQSLNLILGFNGQFSLGHAAFLAIGAYTSAILVGGFGMPLPVGVICGGLLAAILGLLTGVPALRLRGDYLAIATLGFGEIVIRILLILPPAYFGGATGVPGGASKIETLPQLKNVLAWPGAIAPEYAGKAIAELSGAPPANINQAMNLVFAFLWIGAAAFLLVYGLAVLERKLSAFVGRRFGVNKPALLILRVIYMATLATIAVVNSRKLNNAFYSVFELQKARSWSSYLSSQWTVFLLLIGVVTLVIWLFRNYLRSIYGRAVIAIREDEMAGTMLGINLFKFKLMNFLIGSFFAGVAGGLLAHSIPSFNPYEFNFFKSVEVLLMVVLGGMGSLTGTIIGSTVITILPEAFRAVGQWRMVIYSLALVFLMIFRPGGLFGQSEFAFQLPKFLRRAPAAGSADA
- a CDS encoding ABC transporter ATP-binding protein produces the protein MLELRDVSVVFGGLRAVDKLTMSVGSKELIGLIGPNGAGKTTVFNAITGVYPPTEGEVILDGERLNGVETHEICRKGIGRTFQNVRLFKNLTVLDNVKIALDRNCKYSLVDAFLRTPRCRRIEREIEEKSYELLDYHGLKDCAKSIAKNLPYGLQKHLEIARAMATNPKILLLDEPAAGLNDRETSELMEKIFRILEEHELGILLIEHDMKLVMGICQRIVMIDYGKKIAEGAPEEIRSNPRCIEAYLGKEANA